The DNA sequence CTTTTCAAATGCAATTGGTTTGACCCCACTCCAAATGTAGGCACAAAGATCCATAGTAAATATAAACTTATCGATGTAAATCATAAACGatcttttaatagatataagccTTTTGTGCTGGGAGTACAAGCAATACAAGTGATATATACTTCGTATCCTAGCCTAAGGcgagataaaattgaatggTGGGCTGCTGTAAAAGTCAAAGCACGTTCTATGATTCAACTTCCAACACAAGAAAATACACAACCTGATGAAGAACCATTTCAACAAGATGAAATGGAACACACTGCCATTGTTATTGAAATTGATGATTCAACACAACAATTAAATGATCCAACTGGGGATGTTATTGAAATTGATGATGGtgaagaaaatgatgaagatGAAACTATAATAGCAACAGAAAcggacgatgatgatgatgatgatgataataatgACTTAGATGTAGATAGTGAATAAAAGgtataaaataattgatatctatttttactttcagttattaaatatattaactatATGTGATTTGTTTAATGTAAATTTATACAGGATGAGAGGACGAGGACGTGGATCTTCATCACGGGGTCGAGGAGACCATGGCAGGGGTAGTGTCCACACAAATGAATCAGAAAATATCAATCAAGATTTGGTACAGCACACTGCTTTGATTCCTAGACCAGACCAGGGTGAGAGATCCACACAGGGTGCTGCATCATCCACTCCTGCTTCAGTGCACACATCTGGTACTGCCTCAGCTCCCATAGGTTTGCCACCTATTCCACCGATGGCTGCATCTGCATCTGCATCTGCTTCTGGTAGTTGTGGACCCACAGGATACAGACCATATATTTCCTTAGTAAACTCAATGTgagtaaaatttataagtatttttaaatatgcatttaatttctatacttatttcaatataattattttgtcaaTTATTCTTCTACAGCATGCAACCTTCTGATCCGATTGCTAGGCGGATTACATTGATCTTCAAGGAAAAGTTAGTAGCAGATGGCTTTTGTTGGAAAAATATACCAGAAGAGGTTAAAGAATTCTATTGGCAAGAATTTAAGGTAATACAAATTTTACAGTACATGTGATTATTTTTACTGTGCATTATTTGTCACTAAATATGAGTAATTACAGAAACACTTCTTATGGGAGAAGGCAATAGAGCAGCTTATGAAGATAGCTTGGAGGAAAAAAGCTGCTGAGCGGTATCGTAGCCTTATGTGTAGCGTAAGGAATGGGAAGGAGAAGAGGCTATCACTGACAGAAGGAGTAATGGATGCATGGCAATCCGCTTGGGGAGCAACTGAGTATAAAGAGAAATGCAAAAAATTCTCTAATAACAGAAAGAGTGAAACAGGTGGGCAAGGCGCTGTCCCATCAAGacattgtggaggatccatatcTCAGTATAGGCATCAACAACAGATGGTATGTACTATTCATTTtcacttaaattttttcaaatgctttaaattttataaaatttgttgtgaatttatattgaagcatgttattactatttatattttacttgtaGCGCGAAAGACTAGGCAGAGATCCTCTACCTCATGAGTTATTTGATGCTATTCATAAAAAGAAGGGTACCTCAGAGTTTGTTGATGCACGCTCAAAGACCATTCatgtgagaaattaaataaatttatagtaaagtatttgatttttttttcatactgTTATATCACATGGTATCTTTTTTTGAAGGACCGCT is a window from the Manihot esculenta cultivar AM560-2 chromosome 16, M.esculenta_v8, whole genome shotgun sequence genome containing:
- the LOC110603275 gene encoding uncharacterized protein LOC110603275, whose product is MRGRGRGSSSRGRGDHGRGSVHTNESENINQDLVQHTALIPRPDQGERSTQGAASSTPASVHTSGTASAPIGLPPIPPMAASASASASGSCGPTGYRPYISLVNSIMQPSDPIARRITLIFKEKLVADGFCWKNIPEEVKEFYWQEFKKHFLWEKAIEQLMKIAWRKKAAERYRSLMCSVRNGKEKRLSLTEGVMDAWQSAWGATEYKEKCKKFSNNRKSETGGQGAVPSRHCGGSISQYRHQQQMRERLGRDPLPHELFDAIHKKKGTSEFVDARSKTIHDRFLTLKEQASQTDNDSSQTSRIDEAQLYFEAVGGEKKRRVYGLGSQASVFFPNKTSASTSFTSAQQNKDLQDEVADLRRKVQEREDNEQVLREQNVRITSELSQVKDLLMQLVSQRQGIQPSAPGEGTSAQPPDQADEANDEDEDEDEDENTTHL